The Phoenix dactylifera cultivar Barhee BC4 chromosome 15, palm_55x_up_171113_PBpolish2nd_filt_p, whole genome shotgun sequence genome contains a region encoding:
- the LOC108511943 gene encoding 40S ribosomal protein S29 isoform X2: MGHSNVWNSHPKNYGPGSRACRVCGNPHGLIRKYGLMCCRQCFRSNAKDIGFIKLGKLQAGLNNCILLGA, translated from the exons ATGGGGCATTCTAATGTCTGGAATTCCCATCCCAAGAACTATGGTCCTGGATCTCGGGCTTG CCGAGTTTGTGGGAACCCTCATGGACTGATCCGAAAATATGGATTGATGTGCTGCAGGCAGTGCTTCCGCAGCAATGCCAAAGATATTGGCTTTATCAAG CTGGGCAAGCTACAGGCTGGTTTGAATAATTGCATTCTGCTGGGTGCCTAA
- the LOC108511943 gene encoding 40S ribosomal protein S29 isoform X1, with amino-acid sequence MGHSNVWNSHPKNYGPGSRACRVCGNPHGLIRKYGLMCCRQCFRSNAKDIGFIKGLWIDADVLIDAVVCYAAILRTFCSQTMDAIACFKT; translated from the exons ATGGGGCATTCTAATGTCTGGAATTCCCATCCCAAGAACTATGGTCCTGGATCTCGGGCTTG CCGAGTTTGTGGGAACCCTCATGGACTGATCCGAAAATATGGATTGATGTGCTGCAGGCAGTGCTTCCGCAGCAATGCCAAAGATATTGGCTTTATCAAG GGATTATGGATAGATGCTGATGTTTTAATTGATGCTGTCGTGTGCTATGCTGCCATCCTTAGGACTTTCTGTAGTCAGACTATGGATGCCATAGCGTGCTTTAAGACATGA
- the LOC103695865 gene encoding histone deacetylase 6 — MAEKGCSASGWDAEAEELYGAESGWVEARTSCDHLPSLSSDLSHIPVPDSPCTRCHHPAENWLCLSCKDVLCCRFINKHMLSHHQETGHCLALSFSDLSVWCFACEAYLDVQMIWQLRPVYEVAHLLKFGQSPPFRALESLQLSTQSESSSSRS, encoded by the exons ATGGCAGAGAAGGGCTGCTCGGCATCGGGGTGG GATGCAGAGGCAGAGGAGCTCTATGGGGCCGAGTCCGGATGGGTGGAAGCTCGAACATCGTGTGATCATTTGCCTTCGTTGTCTTCTGACCTCTCTCACATCCCTGTCCCCGATTCTCCTTGCACCAG ATGCCACCACCCTGCTGAAAACTGGCTGTGTTTAAGCTGTAAGGATGTTCTATGTTGCCGCTTTATCAACAAACACATGCTCAGTCATCATCAAGAAACAGGGCACTGCCTAGCTCTCAGCTTCAG TGATCTGTCAGTATGGTGTTTTGCTTGTGAAGCATATCTTGATGTTCAGATGATTTGGCAGTTGCGACCTGTTTATGAAGTTGCCCATCTGTTAAAATTTGGACAGAGCCCACCTTTTCGTGCCCTTGAAAGCCTGCAGTTAAGCACTCAAAGTGAAAGTTCCTCCTCAAGATCTTAA
- the LOC108511943 gene encoding 40S ribosomal protein S29 isoform X3, producing the protein MGHSNVWNSHPKNYGPGSRACRVCGNPHGLIRKYGLMCCRQCFRSNAKDIGFIKYR; encoded by the exons ATGGGGCATTCTAATGTCTGGAATTCCCATCCCAAGAACTATGGTCCTGGATCTCGGGCTTG CCGAGTTTGTGGGAACCCTCATGGACTGATCCGAAAATATGGATTGATGTGCTGCAGGCAGTGCTTCCGCAGCAATGCCAAAGATATTGGCTTTATCAAG TATCGCTAA